In a single window of the Candidatus Kaiserbacteria bacterium genome:
- the atpG gene encoding ATP synthase F1 subunit gamma yields MALKLIKNKIKSTERTSKVTKAMEAVSAVKMRKSQERALKGRPFAQASLRILENISHSLDIQHHTFLTSDVGTHDCLVVVTADKGLAGSLNSAVLKEATQFLSSREKDSVEIVCFGKKAYEYFLRRGYTVPKHYLNVSDDVNIDSMEEVVSHLTMEFRTGKYKNVHLIYQHFKSTFEQNATTRQVLPINFETVRLMIRDILPKHGKYSDHTKMKYSPVYTIEQNYETLFDSIFSSLVEIMLYHALLESKASEHSARMVAMKNATDKAKDVAKILTLKYNKERQSVITAEVSEITGGIEAMKT; encoded by the coding sequence ATGGCACTCAAGCTGATTAAAAACAAAATAAAGTCGACTGAGCGCACGAGCAAGGTGACGAAGGCGATGGAGGCGGTTTCTGCGGTGAAGATGCGCAAGAGCCAAGAGCGCGCGCTCAAGGGAAGACCCTTTGCACAGGCGTCACTTCGTATCCTCGAAAACATTTCACACAGTCTTGATATTCAGCACCACACCTTTCTTACGAGTGATGTGGGTACGCATGATTGTCTCGTCGTAGTTACTGCCGACAAAGGACTTGCAGGAAGTCTCAATAGCGCCGTACTCAAGGAAGCGACACAGTTTCTTTCGTCACGAGAAAAGGACAGTGTTGAAATTGTATGCTTTGGAAAAAAAGCGTATGAGTATTTCTTGCGCCGCGGCTACACGGTACCCAAACACTATCTCAACGTAAGTGATGACGTGAATATAGATAGTATGGAGGAGGTTGTCTCACATCTTACGATGGAATTTAGGACAGGAAAATACAAGAATGTGCACTTGATATATCAGCATTTCAAGTCCACTTTTGAGCAAAATGCAACCACGCGTCAAGTGCTTCCCATCAATTTTGAAACGGTGCGCCTCATGATACGCGACATCCTCCCCAAGCATGGAAAGTATAGTGACCACACGAAGATGAAGTACTCTCCCGTATACACCATCGAGCAAAATTATGAAACGCTCTTTGATTCCATCTTTAGCTCACTCGTGGAAATCATGCTCTACCACGCACTCCTTGAGTCAAAGGCGAGTGAGCACTCCGCCCGAATGGTCGCCATGAAAAACGCCACCGACAAAGCCAAAGACGTAGCAAAGATCCTCACGCTCAAGTACAACAAGGAGAGACAAAGTGTGATAACCGCAGAGGTATCAGAAATAACTGGCGGAATCGAAGCGATGAAGACGTAA
- a CDS encoding F0F1 ATP synthase subunit alpha: protein MSTIIERIKKEIESIKPESGLEEMGTVVAVGDGVAEIEGVKDARMMEMVLFDDTEGRSLKESMEHTGSLFGLVLNLEEESVKVVVLGDASRVHEGMLVRRTGKLLSIPVGDDIVGRVVNPLGEILDGKGAYTNTRAMAIERVAYGVMDRSSVNEPIHTGIKAIDSMIPIGRGQRELIIGDRATGKTIVAIDTIINQKYEPKEKRPICIYVAIGQKESKTARIVRTLEEQGAMEYTIVVSTSAADPSPLQFLAPFAGAAIGEYFMEKGQDALIVYDDLSKHAVAYRQMSLLLRRPPGREAYPGDIFYLHSRLLERAAKLSKELGGGSLTALPIIETQEGDVSAYIPTNVISITDGQIFLETDLFNKGIRPALNVGISVSRVGSSAQTKAMKKVSGKIRLELAQFRELEAFMQFAGDLDEDTKKRIESGRRYTELLKQDQHQTQPFYLQAISIFAANAGILEGASVPNVRVIEKEFLGMMERDKPEVIEFIKKERTISDEIDATLKEAIVTFQVFVRTSVPVILYGTQAD from the coding sequence GAGGAAATGGGAACCGTGGTCGCTGTAGGCGACGGCGTGGCTGAGATTGAAGGGGTTAAAGATGCACGCATGATGGAAATGGTGCTCTTTGATGACACTGAAGGACGCTCACTCAAAGAGAGTATGGAGCATACGGGATCTCTTTTTGGTCTTGTGCTCAACCTCGAAGAAGAGTCTGTGAAAGTAGTGGTGCTTGGCGATGCGTCGCGCGTACACGAAGGTATGCTCGTGCGCCGCACGGGGAAACTTCTCAGTATCCCTGTGGGTGATGACATCGTAGGACGTGTGGTGAATCCACTTGGAGAAATTCTTGACGGAAAGGGAGCGTATACGAATACACGCGCTATGGCTATCGAGCGTGTTGCGTACGGCGTGATGGATCGTTCTTCAGTGAACGAGCCTATTCACACCGGTATCAAAGCAATCGACTCAATGATTCCTATCGGCCGCGGACAGCGCGAACTCATCATCGGTGACCGTGCTACCGGAAAGACGATTGTGGCTATCGACACCATCATCAATCAAAAGTACGAGCCAAAGGAGAAGCGCCCTATCTGTATCTATGTTGCTATCGGACAGAAGGAGTCAAAGACCGCACGTATCGTACGCACCCTTGAAGAGCAGGGGGCAATGGAATACACTATTGTGGTTTCCACTTCTGCCGCAGATCCCTCACCACTCCAGTTCCTTGCACCATTTGCAGGAGCGGCTATTGGTGAATATTTTATGGAGAAAGGCCAAGATGCACTCATTGTGTATGATGATTTGAGCAAGCACGCGGTGGCGTATCGCCAGATGTCGCTCCTCCTTCGGCGTCCACCAGGACGCGAGGCCTATCCTGGAGACATTTTTTACCTACACTCTCGCCTCCTTGAGAGAGCAGCAAAACTTTCAAAGGAACTCGGAGGAGGCTCACTTACTGCACTTCCTATTATTGAAACACAGGAGGGTGACGTGTCCGCGTACATTCCAACCAACGTGATTTCTATTACCGACGGACAGATTTTCCTAGAGACCGACCTCTTCAACAAGGGTATCCGTCCTGCACTCAATGTGGGTATCTCAGTATCACGTGTGGGATCGTCTGCACAGACAAAGGCAATGAAAAAGGTGTCCGGAAAGATTCGCCTTGAGCTTGCACAATTTCGTGAGCTTGAAGCCTTCATGCAGTTTGCCGGAGACCTCGATGAAGATACAAAGAAGCGTATTGAAAGCGGTCGCAGATACACAGAACTTTTGAAGCAAGACCAACACCAAACACAACCCTTCTACTTGCAAGCAATTTCTATCTTCGCCGCAAACGCAGGCATCCTCGAGGGTGCGTCTGTTCCTAATGTGCGTGTTATTGAAAAGGAATTTCTCGGCATGATGGAGCGCGACAAACCAGAGGTGATTGAGTTCATCAAAAAAGAGCGCACCATCAGTGATGAGATTGATGCAACACTTAAGGAGGCAATAGTCACCTTTCAAGTCTTCGTTCGCACATCTGTACCAGTAATTTTGTATGGCACTCAAGCTGATTAA
- the atpD gene encoding F0F1 ATP synthase subunit beta encodes MTTKSTEGTITQIIGPIIDVFFADGVPGIGHALKVQCEDGKTLTVEVAQHLGGNRVRTIAMQDTAGLTRGLAVLDTGAPISVPVGEKSLGRLMNVLGETLDGLGEIKDAPTLPILRKAPHFTEQSTKTEVFETGIKSIDLLAPFIKGGKVGLFGGAGVGKTVIIQELIRNIATEHGGYSVFAGVGERVREGNDLYHEMKESGVLEKTALVFGQMNEVPGARARIGLTGLTMAEYFRDEGGKDVLFFMDNVFRFTQAGQEVSSLLGRVSSAVGYQPTLAEEMGQMQERITSTTKGSITSVQAVYVPADDLTDPAPATTFSHLDSTVVLSRALASLGIYPAIDPLESKSSALDPLVVGREHYDVAQGVKQVLQRYKDLQDIIAILGIEELSDEDKQLVYRARKIQRFLSQPFFVGEVFTGTPGTYVPLKETIRGFKEILEGKHDDIAEQSFYMKGSIDEVTNAT; translated from the coding sequence ATGACTACAAAATCCACCGAAGGAACAATTACGCAAATCATCGGTCCAATCATTGACGTCTTTTTTGCTGACGGCGTACCGGGCATTGGCCATGCGCTTAAAGTGCAATGTGAAGACGGGAAGACATTGACCGTAGAAGTGGCACAGCACCTTGGTGGCAACCGTGTTCGTACAATCGCCATGCAGGACACCGCGGGTCTCACCCGTGGACTTGCAGTACTCGACACTGGCGCACCAATCAGTGTGCCCGTGGGTGAAAAGTCCCTTGGACGTCTCATGAATGTGCTTGGTGAAACACTCGACGGCTTGGGTGAAATCAAGGATGCACCGACACTTCCCATTCTCAGAAAAGCACCGCATTTCACCGAGCAGTCCACAAAGACAGAAGTGTTTGAGACCGGTATCAAATCTATCGACCTTCTTGCTCCATTCATCAAGGGAGGAAAGGTGGGGCTCTTCGGAGGAGCGGGAGTGGGGAAGACTGTTATCATCCAAGAGTTGATTCGCAACATCGCTACCGAGCACGGTGGGTACTCGGTATTCGCGGGAGTCGGCGAGCGTGTGCGTGAGGGTAACGACCTCTATCACGAGATGAAGGAGTCAGGCGTACTCGAAAAAACGGCACTCGTATTTGGACAAATGAATGAAGTGCCAGGGGCACGTGCGCGCATCGGCCTTACGGGACTTACCATGGCAGAATACTTCCGCGACGAGGGAGGGAAGGATGTGCTGTTCTTCATGGACAACGTTTTCCGCTTTACACAGGCAGGGCAGGAGGTGTCATCACTCCTTGGTCGTGTATCTTCAGCAGTGGGCTATCAGCCAACACTCGCAGAGGAAATGGGACAAATGCAGGAACGCATTACCTCTACCACAAAGGGCTCTATTACTTCAGTACAGGCCGTGTATGTTCCCGCCGACGACCTCACTGACCCCGCGCCAGCCACTACGTTCTCTCACCTTGACTCTACCGTGGTGCTCTCACGTGCACTCGCGTCACTTGGTATTTATCCTGCTATTGACCCCCTTGAGAGTAAGTCATCGGCGCTTGACCCACTCGTGGTCGGACGTGAGCACTACGACGTAGCTCAGGGTGTGAAGCAAGTGCTCCAAAGGTACAAGGACCTTCAGGACATTATTGCGATTCTCGGTATTGAAGAACTTTCTGACGAAGACAAGCAACTCGTGTACCGCGCGCGCAAGATTCAGCGTTTCCTCTCACAGCCATTCTTCGTGGGAGAAGTATTTACAGGAACTCCCGGTACGTATGTGCCACTCAAGGAAACCATTCGTGGCTTCAAGGAAATTCTCGAAGGAAAGCACGACGACATAGCAGAGCAATCATTCTATATGAAGGGAAGTATTGACGAAGTTACAAACGCAACATGA
- a CDS encoding NAD(P)H-dependent oxidoreductase — translation MKKILVFLGNPTNSSFSGTVADTYEEAARLAGHEVERINVGSLAFDPVLHRGYKEIQQLEPDLLHVQEAIRWADHIVFVYPNWWCSMPALMKGMFDRMWLPGFAFNFDPQTKKVVPHLKGKTARVFIVNGSHSPFMTWWKFGDYTNELAHGILGFAGISASVKAYGPTERVDDAKRTSWLKQVTLFAQKGI, via the coding sequence ATGAAAAAAATCTTGGTCTTCTTAGGTAACCCTACGAATAGTTCTTTCTCCGGTACTGTGGCAGACACCTACGAAGAGGCTGCACGTCTCGCGGGACATGAGGTAGAGCGGATCAATGTAGGGAGCCTTGCCTTCGACCCTGTACTTCACCGAGGATACAAAGAAATACAACAATTAGAGCCAGACCTGCTCCATGTACAAGAAGCAATCAGATGGGCAGACCATATTGTATTTGTATACCCGAACTGGTGGTGCTCTATGCCTGCTTTAATGAAAGGTATGTTTGATCGTATGTGGCTTCCTGGCTTTGCATTCAACTTTGATCCTCAAACTAAAAAAGTCGTCCCGCATTTAAAAGGGAAGACTGCACGAGTTTTTATTGTAAATGGCTCTCATAGCCCATTTATGACCTGGTGGAAATTTGGTGACTACACCAACGAACTTGCTCATGGCATCTTGGGCTTTGCAGGCATTAGTGCTTCCGTCAAAGCATATGGCCCCACTGAGCGCGTCGATGACGCAAAGCGCACATCATGGCTGAAGCAAGTTACCCTTTTCGCACAAAAGGGAATATAA
- a CDS encoding type II toxin-antitoxin system RelB/DinJ family antitoxin, with translation MKTQDTIQIRIDSKTKKAARATLDELGIDMSSAITLFLTNVVHRKGIPLDLLTENGFTLAQERALILETELAKNSAKRFATVDALMSDLEK, from the coding sequence ATGAAAACACAAGACACAATACAAATTAGAATTGACTCAAAAACAAAAAAGGCTGCTCGCGCAACGCTTGATGAGTTGGGTATTGATATGTCGAGTGCAATTACATTGTTTTTAACAAATGTTGTCCATCGAAAAGGAATTCCACTTGATTTGCTCACTGAAAATGGTTTTACCCTTGCTCAAGAGCGAGCGCTTATACTTGAAACAGAGTTAGCCAAGAATTCTGCAAAACGTTTTGCTACCGTTGATGCTCTCATGAGCGACTTGGAAAAATAG